The Populus alba chromosome 6, ASM523922v2, whole genome shotgun sequence genome contains a region encoding:
- the LOC118030820 gene encoding uncharacterized protein — MASKLVQLQSKACQASKFVSKHGGAYYKQLLEQNKQYIQDPPTVEKCNLLSKQLLYTRLASIPVRYEAFWKELDYAKHLWKHRQELKVEDAGIAALFGLECFAWYCAGEIVGRGFTFTGYYV; from the exons ATGGCTTCAAAGCTAGTTCAGTTGCAATCGAAGGCTTGTCAGGCCTCAAAGTTTGTGTCTAAGCATGGCGGTGCATATTACAAGCAGTTGTTAGAACAGAACAAGCAATATATCCAGGATCCACCCACTGTTGAGAAATGCAATCTTTTGTCCAAGCAATTGCTTTACACTCGCCTCGCCAG CATTCCTGTGCGTTATGAAGCATTTTGGAAGGAGCTTGATTATGCTAAGCACCTTTGGAAACACAGGCAGGAGTTGAAGGTTGAGGATGCTGGCATTGCTGCTCTGTTTGGGCTGGAGTGTTTTGCATGGTACTGTGCTGGTGAGATTGTTGGTCGAGGGTTTACATTCACTGGCTACTATGTCTAA
- the LOC118030819 gene encoding ferrochelatase-2, chloroplastic, with amino-acid sequence MDATSFCGALPQTKLSASNRNFSTSCPRARSVVSVARHLSEEFQQPDKLYSRESLVVSSSSSANKGMTASGRSYLSGPVMKRNPVGQAFCAASVVGVGAFCEGFVDSHLHVTEDKVGVLLLNLGGPETLNDVQPFLFNLFADPDIIRLPRLFQFLQKPLAKLISVLRAPKSKEGYASIGGGSPLRKITDEQADAIKMALKAKGLTANVYVGMRYWYPFTEEAIHQIKKDKITKLVVLPLYPQFSISTTGSSLRVLQNIFSEDAYLSRLPVAIIQSWYQREGYIKSMADLIGEELQKFAKPEEVMIFFSAHGVPLTYVEDAGDPYKDQMEECIYLIMQELKARGSYNDHALAYQSRVGPVQWLKPYTDEVLVELGRKGVKSLLAVPVSFVSEHIETLEEIDMEYKELALESGIENWGRVPALGCTSSFITDLADAVIEALPSAKSISTTRSTSEESDRDFLSYAIKMIFGSVLAFVLLLCPKVITAFRNLLV; translated from the exons ATGGATGCCACGTCGTTCTGTGGTGCGCTTCCCCAGACGAAGCTCTCTGCTTCCAATCGTAATTTCTCAAC GTCGTGCCCGCGTGCTAGATCTGTGGTTTCAGTGGCTAGGCACTTGTCCGAGGAATTTCAGCAGCCGGATAAACTTTATTCTCGAGAATCGTTAGTGGTTTCGAGTTCTAGTTCGGCTAATAAGGGAATGACAGCTAGCGGGAGATCATACTTGTCTGGTCCGGTTATGAAGAGAAATCCGGTTGGGCAAGCATTCTGCGCTGCCTCTGTAGTTGGAGTAGGCGCATTTTGTgaaggttttgttgattctcaTTTGCATGTGACAGAAGACAAGGTTGGCGTGCTTCTTTTGAATCTTGGAGGGCCCGAAACGCTTAATGATGTCCAGCCGTTTTTGTTCAATTTGTTTGCTGATCCA GATATTATAAGACTTCCCAGGCTGTTTCAATTTCTTCAGAAACCTTTGGCAAAGTTAATTTCTGTGCTTCGAGCTCCTAAAAGTAAAGAAGGGTATGCTTCTATTGGAGGGGGCTCGCCTTTGCGTAAAATAACGGATGAGCAG GCTGATGCAATCAAAATGGCTTTGAAAGCAAAGGGTTTGACTGCAAATGTCTACGTTGGAATGAGGTATTGGTACCCATTCACTGAGGAAGCAATTCATCAG ATCAAGAAGGACAAGATAACGAAGCTTGTAGTGCTGCCACTTTATCCACAGTTCTCGATCTCCACAACTGGGTCAAGCCTCCGTGTTCTCCAGAATATATTTAG TGAAGATGCATATCTATCAAGGCTTCCAGTTGCCATTATACAGTCCTGGTATCAACGAGAAGGTTATATCAAGTCTATGGCTGACTTGATTGGTGAAGAGCTGCAAAAATTTGCTAAACCTGAAGAG GTCATGATATTCTTCAGTGCCCATGGAGTGCCATTGACTTATGTGGAGGATGCAGGAGACCCATACAAAGATCAAATGGAAGAGTGCATCTACTTAATAATGCAAGAGTTGAAAGCTAGAGGATCTTACAatgatcatgctcttgcttacCAG AGCCGAGTTGGACCTGTGCAATGGCTGAAGCCCTACACTGATGAAGTTCTTGTTGAGCTTGGTCGGAAAGGTGTCAAAAGTCTTCTAGCTGTACCAGTAAG CTTTGTCAGTGAGCACATAGAGACACTTGAAGAGATTGATATGGAATATAAGGAGTTGGCTCTGGAATCTGGCATTGAGAATTGGGGTCGTGTACCTGCTCTGGGTTGCACTTCATCCTTCATCACAGATTTGGCAGATGCAGTGATAGAAGCCCTACCTTCAGCTAAATCCATTTCAACCACAAGGAGCACCTCTGAAGAATCTGACCGTGACTTTTTGAGCTATgctattaaaatgatttttggttCAGTCTTAGCATTTGTCTTGCTTTTGTGCCCAAAAGTGATTACGGCATTCAGGAACCTTCTCGTTTAA